Part of the Antedon mediterranea chromosome 6, ecAntMedi1.1, whole genome shotgun sequence genome, taattttctgaaatgactggaccctactcgccccaacccacgTATCGCCATCCCGGTCCatccgtttataacgtaattatagccctatatatcatccggttatattacatttttcattaaacaaaattaaattgtagtaacgttttaaaatggcgtaaaatggcagctagacggcatggaccggggcaagtggtatttttctgaaatgactggaccctacttgccccaaccaatgtatcgtcatcccggtccatgacgtttataacgtaattatagccctataaatcatccggttatattgcattttttattttaaaaaacgttaaatagtagtaacgttttaaaatggcgtaaaatggcagctagacggcatggaccggggcaagtggtatttttacgAAATGAATGGAcactactcgccccaacccatgtatcgttatcccggtccatgccgtttataacgtaattatagccctataaatcatacgtttatattgcatttttttataaaaaaaaacttaaattgtagtaacgttttaaaatggcgtaaaatggcagctagacggcatggaccggggcaagtggtatttttctgaaatgactagaccctactcgccccaacccatgtatcgtcatcgcggtccatgccgtttataacgtaagtATTGCCCTATAAATCATGCGGTTATACATAATACAAAACCACCTgatcataaacaataaaatacaattagcaataacaattttagtaaaaaaaaaaagtgtccaCGGCCGCTTATATTACGGGACTAATGGTCGctaccaaatgcactaattagctGGAAGAACAAACGCCTTTTGAATTGAAACGGGAGGAGGTGGCGGCTCACGGCGGAGGTTTTCAACTGTATAAATTGCGATTCGGCGATCCGATCCAatgatgtaaaaaaaatgtttttcagcATGCAGAGCGCAGCATGCAGTTCTCTTATCTTATCGATAGAGGGCGGCCAGGCTATTGAGacgtttttacatttttataaacagcgcaaaatttgaaataatatagGGGCCTTGGCTAGGCCAATCTGAGTTTTGAATATGAATTATTCACAAACCCAATCATTAAAAGGTAGGCCAGGTTGAATTTTATACACCAGTGATTtgctgtatattattataaaggtTACTACAAAGTCTGGCACGCATTACTATACTGTATCTGTAGGTTCTCTCTAGGCCTAGTTAATCCCGGCCTAGGGAggggactaggcctaggctttaCCAGCCAGTTTAAAAACAATTCACCCGTTGCGCGGCTCTGTGGCCTAGCTAGGACTGGGGAATTCGGGACGATTTGGCCCACTTTTGGTTGGACGATTCGGCTCACTTTTGttgggccgaaacgtctcacttagaccaaattcatataggcctaggctaggcctacatttttttgggttttttatttCAAGGTAtttaacaatccgtatttattgatattggcaataatgttgatatatagcctaggctaggcctactaggcctaactaatagataaaataaattactaggcctaaataaattattatatttaatttattactttgaaaactttgtttattttgtgcATTCGCCAAGGCTGTGGTCAACAGAgagcgtaacttgtttacattgTTTGCGTGACtaaaaaaatgatcattttcgacaatgCCCAttctctctgaaaataaagtttggggaaaaaagtttatttatgcttataaaatgcatatcaaagccgataaataTAAGTCTGCCGAATcctctcagggccgaatcgtcccgctaTCGGACTAGGTCCTAGTGGTGGGTTACCATGAAATGAGCTATTTCAAGTTCAGTGTGAAAGTACAACTACAGTACTCAGTAGCATTGTCTGGCCTGGCTGGACTAAAgaatttacttattttatttcaaccgGTATCGGGTAACCTattttatgatttgtttttcTGATTTTGTTACTTTCCAAAATTCTGCTGGTCATTTTACAGTTTGAAGCTGTGTAAATATCAGTTTAATACCTTTAGCTTCTTTCTTTGATTTACGTATCATAAACACATGCAATTCATTACCTTATCACATTGTTTCAAGCTTAACactttcaaacaaaaatatgaatcACACAAACACTATGAGAGGAGGCAGCCTATACGAGCAATTACTCTTTGCTTCCTTATTTCATTTAAGATAAGCACCATTTTGTCaatgttaacttacacgtgcgtagtcCGATCCATTTTGACGttctcgtataacgcaatttaaagttgaaaagtgaatgaAATTTGATGGAATTGCTAAAGAAACACACTAATCGGGCAAAATTAGTGCGCACTGACGTTTAACGCATAGTGTGCGTGCAAAAactagcctaggtaggcttagttttgtaggcccgGCTGGTACATccataacgtacgaacatcatacgcaagctataggcctagcctgacgtatagttgctgcatttattatctttttgtttttgacggactccgttgatacaaattgggggaaaCCCAGTATTTTTGCCGAAAAGTTAGAAGTCTTctatttgttttggcctcacgatcaatcgaaaagtgggtgaattacagaagaaaaacaaaaatatcatccgcgcgcaatgcatgttCAAGGGATTTATAGTGGGCcgctaaaattattagaatcgccttatttttcacatttttaaccatttaaagacgaaaacagttaataggaccatatagtatttatttttactttaatgtagtttgtgaccttaaattagatttaaacaagaaatatttcttacaaaaaacgctgctcgacattttaaatttaatcattgttctttcttcagatatatttatgattaattattaaaaagatgtcctttaaaaaaatacatacaaatcaaagatagttctttaattatgattcacatgcccatttaaaaatagtcaattttgaacttttttgtgctgtgtgtgtgtgtgacctcaacctgtTGGCATGCAACTtaataccctctagagacaacgtgacttcacAACGGTACAACAAGTTAGGAAAATTCTTCCCAGTCTGTTGATttgcgtcaaccaatcaaaggccGAGAATCCAAAATTGTTCAACCGggagccctcatagactctattttcccagacgttttttaggtccagcagctgggatctataaattatagtcgagtttacaaagtcgccaaactgtcggccttagatacaactgctgcttgctttagcttctgaatgagtagtctTCATGGGACGTACCTGGCTAGAGCCGCAGCATGAAAACGTATGGAATGGGTCTTTAAGTAAtattaacagtaataataatggTGATcccaaataataattaataggcctagcctagctagacttATTATATTTAGGAAAAGCCGGAGCCggacattaaaaataaaaacaaagtgcAGGTCTGTGTTTTGTCTTCGGTTACCTTTTACATATGTTGAAGTCACTATCagaatgttttgtttaaatagcGCGACGACCTCAAAGTTCTGCTACATCTTTGGATCTGCCGTTAGTTACATAAACTGTTACAGCTACTGTAGGCCTTTGACTTTATACGGTAAATATTGTAATcctaataatatgtttaatgaTAATGATACAACCAGATTGGTTGTATTGCCATGTGCCTGTTGCAAAATTTGTATCTGGAAAACTTCGAGGAAAAACCACTGGAAACAACCTTCTACGGCccgtttttattaatttatagatTATACAgagtatgtgtttttttttatttagatgaAATTGGAAGGTTACAAGTTACAAACCAAGCACTTAATGAAGAGTTAACACAACTACAGGTAGGAATTACATTAAATACTGCAGCCAACTCTCCCAATAATCGCAGGAGTCTTCCAATATTTTGTGTCATCTCCTATTTTCCcgcaaaattaaaatacaatttctcTCGATTGTttagatattattataaaaaatatccTCATATTACAACATAcactaatttataatttatactacAGTATCCCAGGTTAGATAGAGATAGTTAAATGGGTTCATaagataaataaattcatacatTGATGAATAATTACTATTAAAGatgccaaaatatttttcattttaatagcGGCCTCTATggtttaatgtatttttaaaaatgttatcgcATCCTTTATAGTTTGGACACCTCCcgatatttaatttgttcaAGTTTAGACATCTAGTGtacatatttaaaatgaaagCAAGCGTAATGAATAATATTTGCTAGTATATCAATACAATTGaatataaatcaatgaaataaaaataggcAAAAAGGGTACAGCAGGCGAATAAAAATGAGTACAATTCAATGTCAATAAATctatgtttgtatttttgttgaatttacacTACAGGCTGACAAGGAGTTTGTGTGGTCATTATGGAGACGGATGCAGGTTGTAAACCCAAGCATAGCACAAGCTGTTGGAATGGTGGTCCAAAGGTTTACATTAACATTTATGTTTCtatgcttaaagatgtattgtccctttgactaattccaaaaaaatcattaaaaaaaaaatatatttatatatctttctatatttgcaatattttatatcgtaaatacaaattgtaagtagtagttgtactaaggtgacatcgggtatgaagcgtctcacatacgcACAGAGCCAAAATcgcatcttggacttgcacagtgtatggactctaaccttacggttttcattaaatatatcattgcatgctatcattctatatatctaactttcaaacttttgcattcctcttttttcatttcatcctttttatcttggtgaaaagggaggatactacattttcctcccctgagtttatagcctctctactcgaacacaaataagatcacaaataagatagtttaacaagaaaattttaatcatgtattttaccgccatttttcatttttacattttaattaacatcgtatctaaaattttaaatgaaaacaaatattgttaatactgaattcaagcatcttattatgtaaatatacctgtattttaactactttaaacacttacttttaatggtcacaaatgtatgtatataatatattcaccaatgagaatttaaataaacgtgagatgaactcacacaagacaaaaaaaatatatatgtatttcgaaaaaaatggggtcattttgaagtatcataatagttattaactttcacccaaaatttttcgaaaaaaaaatcatttaaaggggaattctgggtttaaaattgcttttaaatatcgtttatttattaaataaaaaatattataacaatatagacatgtcagaatgaagaagtaataacgagaaattaaaaaaattcatggaaagtctgtttttcagcagcttagggaagctcattaatattcatgagatattcacaaaatcacgtcatcagtggattccaaactcgcgacgtcaagcttgtacgttgtgttctctctcccctgtcaaccACCcaatcattgtgaaatacattttttgtagattttctaagctaggcctaaagtgtaataataacagtagtagcatatatttatttgacatttaatgaaatacaaaatttagtacagattacggagtcataaattatactatttttatacctcgaatagtacagatcgtatatcggcttcacgtactaggctaggcctagcctaaatcattttattcatgggtgagagccatttctgactagggattccatgccacgatggctacgttgaaacattggggccatcatgggcctagctagcctattactaaacgattggcccataaataacaaaactcagtggattccaaacccatcctatcaaccaaactcctaaacaatctaaacctaaaacgttctacaaaaatcggctgtaaatattgaggcaaaacaaggtccgatcgccgtccgcacgtatggtgtcccgatcgtctaataagtaggcctaaaataggcctagtttactctccaaaaaagcctgcatcaagcaagtagaccggtagtaggaaggagacctagccgatccggcccagttaaaaattgagctagctagtgtagtagaccctatgcgaattgatactaccaggcctgtTACTATAGGcgacacttgttaaaattagcaatacttatgtttacaaatattccaactctctcattcgagctatattatctataccattccggtaggtcgagtcgaccttcaatcaaatactgtacatcgttcatgttgtgattatagacggggtatactcgacccgaccagtttggtattgtatactgtatctgcttatcacgtgacgatgccaggcatgggcagagagagcacgtgtatcgtcgtctctcgctctcctcgctcagcaggaatgtatacgttacgcttcattgattttgaaggctttccctaagtgcgaaaatcggcaaacgtaaagtgcaaacatatctaatttttcattgttttgatggattttcatagaaaattgactttataaatgggaagaccgactaaaattacatcagatacgtataattttacaaaagtaattgatatggttaatgataacgagtcgtcggaagattgaacatttcacgaatttcctattctgtaaccacagtgtgattttgccgtagctgcacttgtaatctggcctcatttcacagccttcgttctgcttcactgggcgcttatataaattgaaacgtttaccgttcaagagacaaacaaatatattttacattttttactattcattttaaacccggaacattttttttttttttttttttttttttttttcaaaaataactttgactttcATAATGCAAAACGCTTGTtaggctactctgtatgcataatcataaaacttcctcgcaatCTGtttgaaaacaccttctcaaccatgacaagttgtaaacaatcctaattagcatcatgcataatgcatacttgtggtttgaaatctttgtttacttttgttcgcgacgattttccagatgaaatgtaatcaaattaaattacctgttaattacgtaaactggttgtttttggctcaaattttcgacttaattTAAAgagaataactttaatattactttgatatggccaatttaaatttagaatattttgaccttcattttttgttttaagggacaatacatctttaatttaatcATTGGCTTGTTATTGTCAAGTGTTCAgttatttttcttaattttttgtttgtcgcatattttttctacagaagttaataacttgattaaaacagcaaaatggcctattcaaagtcttttttcTTTCATGTTTTCGGCGCACAATACTGCAAGTGCAATTTTTTATGCAAGTTGAATTTAGTTATGCTTGTTCTTGCATCTTCATTTTGCTAGGCGTGACACAAGACTGATCATGTTCAAAAGTCAACCTGTAATGTGCGCCGTCTCTATATATCCTCCTAAATTGTAGCGCTGCTACTGGAAAGAATAAGATAGTCTTCCTCATTTTAGCagcaaattaattaaataaaagtaattgtGTTATAATAAAGTAATTTCATTCATGGAActatgaaatgttttattttatttttatctgctTCACctaataaaattatttgtacaattaatTGCACCcattaacattcattatttattgcTTTATTTAATTTGGTGAAAGGAGAAACGTTCTATTTTCACTCGGCTTTACCTCATGAAATGAAGATGTCAAACATTTATtgctttattattgtttttaaagggAAAAAGAAAAGTCGGAAATGAAAGATCAAAAAGTTCTTCAAATTTTGCAAGTAAAGGATGATCAAATTGCAGAAAACAATAAggtaaaatatgtaaatttgttatttttctcACGGTCTGTCTCCGTAAATCATTCATACATGAACTCAAATTGTAATTGGTTTCTTaagaaatatttaaagaaacattaaaaccgtttaaaaaacaacaaatataagTATTAACAAATACAAGTTTTTTACATTCTTGGTCAACATGGAATATGATGTACAAAAGTCCAAGGACTTTATCTTTGGAACTCATTGTTGTGATAGCACTATATGTAATAATGATTTGTTTTAACTTGAATAGTTTTAAATATTCCAGACGTCTGTACTTATACAATCAGACcttgatttattaaaatataaggAAAGCTCCTAATTGCTCTCCTCAAAGTTTCAAGGAgagcattttgtttaaaatttccCCATAGGCGATTgaaaattcttttttaattctttgCATATCAATGGATGTAAGACATAGAAAATATCTGtctaaatttgaaataaatccattgaaaaaaatgtttattattaggGAGGTCTCGCAACCTTATGAATACGATAATGAAAACGGATatgtcacacatttgtgaaacttttgagctgatccccatttcatattcgtaaagcgtattcgtgttgacgtatataaccagtcatattcgtaactacaaaacgagtatagtttttgatctattttgcatttgaatcaggaatgattcatgattataatataattatagattattgaaagtaatttactaaaatgctaggtcaattttgataaatagtagtttttaaagtcctcactcgctttgatgttacgctaggcctcgGCAGCAAaacaccaagcaacacgtacatgtgcttcgctcaaatttaccgcagtcatattttttatggcgccctcaatatttcgttgccatgcaaaacagatttttactggcttacgaaaacgaatacgtgtgcgtgacgtatccgttttcgttatcgtattcgtaagattgcaaaACCTCTCTATTGTGAcatagtttttgttttttttagattattgCAGAACTTCAAGAGAAATTGGGTAAAAGTAGTTCAAGGTAGGGTGGTATTTCTAAACTTATTCCTCTACAGctaaacaatttagaaaataataaagaaaatttagGAAAAactaaatacaaacaaaattacttGATCTGTCTATTTTATTAGTaatgaaaatgcaatttaaatacattttgtcaTCAGATCAATTTCAGATTCAGCAAATAAAGAGAAAGTAGAGGAACTACAAATCAGGAACAAAGAACTTCAACTCAGGAAGGAAGAGACAGAGAGGCTGGTAGGTGTGCAACTCTAATATCGCAATAGATACTTTCCTCTGATTttcctatttatttattaggtgaTCTTAAAAGATCACCTATGGatattgtataaaatcttttatttatttctttgtgtacatatttttgtgtacCAATTATCAAAGAAAATCTCAATTTTCATAATAACTTTTCCATAATAAACCTAGTCATACGTGTGCGCTTATGTCAACACAGAACTCAACTGAAGGGAACTAGTTGCGCAAGAGCACTTATGTCAACTTTTGAGCAACTGAACAGAACTAGATGTGCGAGTGGTTATGTCGACACTGGAACTGATTGTAAATAGTTGTGTGCAGTTACCATAATGTGTGCGCAACGCGATTCATAGTTGTAAGGAACTAGTATGTGTGAGCGCTTATATGGAAACATCAAACTGATTGCTACTACTGGTCACGGTTAACTTTACTGCACACGTGACACGATTCAAGTTTTCACTTGCGCTCAGTTCCTTTTAACTCGAAAAAATGTGTGCCTTTCAGTTGCAGGCAGTTGATGTTTTGCTCTTCATACCCTACATGATAAATTGCTTTTATTTCCATAAACTCTAAATGAAACTTAGCAAATCGTGGACTCTGCAATTTGTGTATAAACATACctacagtaaaatattttgaatcTCTTATGAGAGAACTCCTCAGAATGAACAGTGACCACCAATTGTTTAAACTTAATTAGGGAATTCATGTACATATTTGACATgcaaaattgttatgacgttaTCATTTGACCACGCTGGTGGCATTGTAGTCGTTTTATTTAAATCAAGACAAGTTTTAATGTACCCTTGTTTTTCTCAACTTTCCTCTAAATTGTGTGTTTTGCAAATTTTGGCTCTGACGATTCACCTGTGTCTGTATAGTTTGTTTTGAGCTACAAAAATGAATCAATGTGCCAAGTACCACAAGTTAATGATGACTGGTCACACTGTGGTTAAAAAGTTATCTGTGTTTGTATAATAACTTGTATTGTTTATTACAGCTGGAAGAAGAAATAACAAAGAGTAAAAGTCGAGAAAAATGTCTCCAAGAACAACTTCAGAGAATAGCAAATGAGAAATCTGGTAATTaccaaaaaatgataaatagtaTGTAGTTCACTGGCCCAAGtacaataatagataataatatacatttaaaattgaGTAGTAGTAACAGTAAAATAATTAGTTCTCTTTTTATATACGAAAAAGGCAAACCAGGTTATTGattactttttcttttttttttttgttcattagtaaaataaacttgttatttgttgtttgattaaaataataaggTTTTAAAAAAGACTGTCTAATTTCTTTCTACAGTACTCtagtatatttatttgtacataCCAACCATAGAAAAGTTTCCAAAATGTTGTAATTTACTGTGAAAATGGTGGTTTTATATTCTCAAATCATATATAAAATGTGTTCTTTTTGCTTCAATCCACTAGGCCTATGTTGTGAATAGATACAATTTAGCTATGAGAATCCATATCTACACAAAATGACAATTTTCATTTCAGAGTTGGAAATTAATGTTGAATCTTTATCTCAACGCATCATCAAAGCTCAAGAAGAGATTGACAAACTTCAGGAGGTTAGAGTAAAGGTACAGTAAgtgataataaactttaactgGTGGTCACATAACCTTTATTAACAGCAACTAAACATTTACAGTGGTTTTAAGATGGTTAGAAAGAAGCATATACAGAAAGAAGTTTGAGGGAAAAAAACTCTTTTACTCTACTCAAATCTACCTACCTACCTCAAAATTAACTTTATAAATACCAATCGTTAGTAAATACATGGAAATACTGTACTCTTCACTGTTTTTAATgcctatctatatataaattcacataagggcaaaatttggtaaaataaaatgtttactcgatggtatataaagttgattCGTACTtccggtactgattttaaccacctgatgtaaccatgtttactaattaaattgaattagataattagttattgacaattaaaacaagtttaggatcaacgatttgccccaaatagggatgttttccgatcgtggaaTACACTATGGATATCCATCTTGAAAGATACCctcacacaataatacgaggatgcttcgcatacctatctccttctacgataattTTTGTTGATAGCTgtaaaccggttgaacagcatcataatgttgaagacaggctgattagaataaatcaatattttgctAGATTTattatacgtttatacaaatgtatcgATTTGCGATGAAAGGAACAttccaatataattatttggtttaacacaagtacctGTAGGTAAATGTATGGGCCCTTGGGGAATAAACCTAAAACCtttagatatagtattgcaatactttaaatacgtattaaccatttttggtcgccatttgaatcgcaaatttcttactgtgagtgtgggtactgttagatatataaacacatgtaCAAATCAAacttattactgtgagtgtgggtagaccctactgttagatatataaacggacaatctatattataagtgagagagtttgtacgtccgtttgtttgttcgttataaaaaaattttttactGCACGTAaccttacatatggggtatcaaaatgaccgcaattgtaccgggaaggtTGTAAACTacatttcaacatcatccgccacctaggatccaagttagggaccaaaatgtggtcaaaacccccactttcgatgtttgttcgttatacaaatttctgtttctgcacgtaaccatgcATATGgagtatcaaaatgatggcaattgtacccggaaggttttaaactacattaaaaaaattccccccgactcctggggtttttgtgggagggggaggggggtggtgtggtggtttgtgatgtcatttttggtagggctcggggttgtaggctatcgaattgtaaattatactacaaaagttttacagtatttgaattatcctcagtaaggcgtttggggaaatatagatatagatatataaataaatgataaagacgctagtaaattaccaactgaacattttattgcactacaggctgtttcatgagtatgaactcaatcttcaggtgcttggctctgaataatagtcacaagtgaatacaaaaagctATAATGAAGTTGTAAGGCAAACTGTTTATGTGAACAATAGTATGCTAATTAGCAAGTACAACACATCTCTATTTCCTGGACAGTCTATTGTTAAACCAAATTCCTATTATCTAAATTACTGATACCTTAATAGAAACTTTCTCCTATGTCTACATGCACTGACTAATTCGTTCCTATGGTTAAGTGAGCTGGTTTCAGGCTTGCATATGATATAATACTTCTCTTGTAAGCATAGATTACACCGTTTGTTAACATTGGAATATGGTTTAAAACTTTACACTTCTTTATTATTTGCCATATAATGTTATACTTTATGTTATCATCTTTTAGCTTCCAGATATACTGGCTAAGTGTTGtgctgtttttgtatttaacattaCAGAATGAACTATTATGTGCGTTATATCtacatttaaatgtgttttcgGTTAGTCCGACATATGTTACAGCTTTATCATCACTATTTGTTGTTACTGTAGCCTGATAAACAACACCACTGGTTAGGCATTTCCCATCTAATGGGCATTCATTTCGACAGTTGCATTGCTTGATGTTATCACAGGGCATATCATTacgtaatacatttttgttgtggGCCGATATTACAGACCCTATATTAGGCA contains:
- the LOC140052418 gene encoding centlein-like, with product MNYSQTQSLKDEIGRLQVTNQALNEELTQLQADKEFVWSLWRRMQVVNPSIAQAVGMVVQREKEKSEMKDQKVLQILQVKDDQIAENNKIIAELQEKLGKSSSRSISDSANKEKVEELQIRNKELQLRKEETERLLEEEITKSKSREKCLQEQLQRIANEKSELEINVESLSQRIIKAQEEIDKLQEVRVKGLERDVQRLERRLIQTQDEVKVKCEALSQSESIVMRLKQKINKSDGELHIARSELSEVKASHQHGLQHSAQQAELIRQLQALQHDTQQVIKSQEDVHHIHTSSYEKVFIMIILVWCSPPEPVDPEAHHRQGHSCL